The genomic DNA AAACGCTGAATCTGGACGTTATCGCCCAGCCGCGTCGAGGCCTCGGCATCAGCATCGGTGACCTGATCAATCCCTTTACCCGTGTCGGCGGCACCCTGGCCGATCCGCGCATCGTGGCTGACCCCAGGAACGCCGTCATCGAAACCGGTGTCGGTATTGCCACCGGCGGGCTGTGGCCGCTCGGAAAAAACCTGCTGAAGCGTTTCCTGGATGACGACGCGTGCACCAAGGCTATGGCGGAACCCGCCAACACGCGCTGACAGCAAAGATGCGGGTCCTTGGAGTCCTGAGGTCAAACGCGAAGCCACGAACCGGTGACCGGCGATTGGCCGGTATTACGCGGGAAAGGTGACCGTAAACTCTAGACCTGAACCGGTGTTCCTCACACTGATGGTGCCACGGTTCAGCTCGATGGCCCGCGATGCGATCGCCAGGCCCAGGCCGCTGCCGCTCGCCGCGCTTTCCGCGGCGTTGGTTGAACGAAAAAACGGTTCAAATAGCTGCGCCAGATCTTCTTCGGAAACGCCCCCACCTGAGTCGCTGATCACCACCTCAGCCCTTGTCTCCTGGGCGGACAGCTCAACCTTTACCGGCTCGCCCCCCTGGCCGTGGAGGACAGCGTTTCTGAGCACGTTTTCGAAAGCACTGCGCAAGGCCCCCGGATAACCGTTCACGATGCACGCCCCCTCACTGGTCAAATCGATCAGCCCTTGATCCTCTTTGCCCTGGTTCTCGTAGCGAACATCTTCGACCACGGACTCCAGCAGCTCCGTCAGATCGATCGTTTCCGGCGCCTCATCGGGCTGAGCGTCCAGCCGGGAAAACTCGAGGATCTGGCCGATCAAACTGTTCAGCCGCTCGGTTTCCAGATCGATCTTGGCAAATTCCGGCTGTTCACCCACCTGGCGTCGGGCCAGCTCTAGCGCCATGCGCAGCCGCGCCAGCGGCGACCGGAGCTCGTGGGATACGTTGCGGGTGAGCTCGGTTTGCCGCTGCCAGGCACGGTCCAGCTCACGGGCCATCCGATCAAAATCCTGCCCGAGCTGACCGATCTCGTCATCCCGCCGAGTGACCGATTCCGGCACCCGGGTCTTCAGCTTACCGTCAGCCAGCGACAACGCGGCACCCCGCAGCTCGGAGACCGGTCTCGAGATGGCTCGTGCGAGCAGATACGACACCGCAGCGCTTACCAACAACGCCAACAAAATCAGCACCACCTGGCCGCGCTCCGCCAGCCACCGACCCGCGGCTCGCTGTGTAGGCAGCACAAACAGCGTGTAGAGCTGTCCGTCGGGCCCTACCAGCTGCGAAAAGGGCCTTGCCGGACGCAGATTGCCCCGCATTGGCGGTTTGATCATCTCCCCGCCGAACCGCCGCATGGCAAGGCCAACTGGCATCGGCAGCGGGCGCCCGAGAAGGTCTTTACCGTCGCTGTCCAGCACAAACACCGCCGCGGCGGTAACGGCCGGCAAACCCTCCAGCCATGCAACGAGACCCTCATGCCCCGCGTCACGGAGCGCAACGCTGGCATCCAGCATCGCGTCGCTGACCTGAAAGTTCTCCATGGCCGCTCGGGCGCGCTGGGCATAGCCGTAGCCCACCGCCGCAGCCAGAACAATCGTCAGCGTAATAATCAGCCAAAACGAAAAAAAGATTCGCAGCAGGAGACTTCGCACCGGGAGTCCTCAGCTTTCGACCGCGAGGTAGTAGCCCATACCTCGTCGGCTCATGATCTGCGGATTGTCAACGCCCGCAGCGCTAAGCTTTCGACGCAGGTTACTGATGTGCGTATCGATACTGCGGTCGTAGGGGAGGTTCTTGCGACCCAGAGCGCGCTGCGACAGCTCGTCTTTGGAAACCACCTCTGAAGGGTTGTCCAGGAGACACTTGAGCAACTCAAACTCGGCGCCGGTCAGGCGAATCAGCTCGCCGCTGGCGCTCACACGCCGGGTACCCAAATCCACGTCCAGCTCGCCCACGCTGGCTGGCTCATCACGCTCGGCTGTCGGCCTGGCGCGACGGAGAATCGCCTTGATCCGCGCCGTCAGCTCGCGGGGATTAAAAGGCTTGGGCAGGTAATCGTCGGCGCCGAACTCGAGCCCAAGAATGCGATCCACGTCGTCACCGCGAGCCGTCAGCATCACGACCGGAATGGTACTGCTCTGGCGCAGTTGCTTGAGCACCTCGGTACCGTTGATGCCCGGCAGCATGATGTCCAAAATCACCAAATCAAAGTCGTTGGCCATTAGCGCTTCCAGCCCCTCCTCGCCGGAATGGCGAGCGCTGACATCCAGGTTGTCGGGCGCCAGAAACTCGGCGAGCATCGCGCAAAGCTCCTGATCGTCGTCAATGATCAGGACTTGAGGGTTGGGGTTTGGACTGTTCATGGGCGAATCTTGTCAGTTCGAGCTCATCGTGGAACAAAGCGTGGGCCGCTGCAACGCCAGAAGACCCCACGCTGACAGTTCTTGACACTACTTATGGCGCGCCTGACCTAACTGGATGTTCAGCTGCGTAATCTGAGCATCACACCAATCGTGGTGTATTGGATTGCACAGGAGAACGATCATGAAAACAGTCACAACAGCCCTGCTCGGTGGCATGCTGCTGATAGCTTCTGCCGCTAACGCCCAACCAGGTGGCGGTCTAGGCTTCGGTCCTGGCATGGGCGGTGGCTTCCCCGGCGCCGAACTGGTTCTGGACCACATGGCGGATTATCTCGATCTCACCGACGCTCAGCGCGACTCCATCGCGGCGATCGTCGAGACGGTAGAGCCGGAGGCGCAGGCTCTTAGAGAACAGGCGCGAAGCAATCGCGAAACCATGCAGGCACTTGACGCATCCGACGTTGACTACGACGTCGTGCTAAACGAGGTGGCTATTTCCAACGGCGACCTGGCAACCCAGGCCACCCTCCTGTTTGCTGAAGTTCGACAGGAGATTAGCGGGGTGCTCACCCCAGAGCAGCTGGAAAAGCTGGAGAACGCCCGCGAACGGCGGCGTGACGCCGGTAAGAGCCGGTTTCGGCGAGGCTGACCCCTGTCCCGGATGCTGAGGCAAAGCATGCCTCGCCACCGGGCGTCGCCGGCCAGCCCCTCGAATCGAGGGGCTGGTTTTCAGATTTCGGAGGGCGTGGATTTTAGGCGGTGCCGCTACTTGCCCTCGGCAGCCGCTATTCCTTCCAGCGCAGCCACCTCGAGACGAAAGGGTCCGGGGTTCTTATCCCCGAGCAAAATGCCGATCTGACCAATGCGTTCAGCGACAACCGGCCCTGCCTGAGGCACGGCGCGCCCTCGGAACGTCGGACGAAAGCGATCAAAGGGGCTGTCCAGGGTGGTCCACTCGCTGCTGCAGGCAAAAGATGTCCCCCACGATACGCCATCGAAGCGATTTCCTTCTCGCAGCCTCAGCTGGTAGGTGCGCCCATCACCCCGCACCTTGATTCGGAGCCCCGAAAATCCTCTGAGCGACTGAGACAGCGGAAGGCGAACCGACGAAAAGCCGCCGTTGTTTTCCAGCGACAGCGTGCCCGAAAACATCGTCACGCCGTCGTCTTCTGAGACAGCGCCGGCCGAGCGACCGCCCATGACGCCATCATCGACGACAACCCACGGACCGGCGGCAAGGGCCCGCAGGTCGGTTTGCCGTCCTCCACTAGTCATCGTCATGAGGAAATTCTATTTCGTTTTGGGCTTGTTGCGGATCCACTATTCTTTCAGCGGCGTCGAATACGGGTCAAGAAGGCGCTCTAGGTGGAATTCACCGACCTCCTTCGCCCAGGACAGCCAATGAAGACGACCGACGGCCAAATGCGTTAATCTTCGCCCCGCACAGCCGGTATCAGAAACTGGAACCACCATGAGCGGACTACTTGCACTGCTGGACGACGTCAGCGCCATCGCTAAGGTGGCTGCGGCATCGGTGGATGACGTGATCAGCCAAGCCGCGAAGGCTGGCGCCAAGGCCGCGGGCGCGGTCATCGACGACGCGGCCGTTACGCCGCAGTATGTTGATGGCTTCGACGCCAGCCGCGAACTGCCGATCGTCTGGAAGATTGCGCGGGGCTCAATCCGCAACAAGCTCCTCATCTTGCTTCCCGCTGGCATGCTGCTTTCCATCTTCGCCCCTTGGGCGATCAACCCGCTGCTGATGCTCGGCGGCGCATACCTCTGCTTCGAGGGAGCAGAAAAGGTGTTCCATGCGCTGTTTCCTCACGGGGACAAACACGTTGAGAAAGACCATGCGGTTGGGAACCCGGCGCATCTCGAAGAGACTCGCGTCGCTGGCGCCATCAAAACCGACTTT from Pseudomonadota bacterium includes the following:
- a CDS encoding response regulator transcription factor, translated to MNSPNPNPQVLIIDDDQELCAMLAEFLAPDNLDVSARHSGEEGLEALMANDFDLVILDIMLPGINGTEVLKQLRQSSTIPVVMLTARGDDVDRILGLEFGADDYLPKPFNPRELTARIKAILRRARPTAERDEPASVGELDVDLGTRRVSASGELIRLTGAEFELLKCLLDNPSEVVSKDELSQRALGRKNLPYDRSIDTHISNLRRKLSAAGVDNPQIMSRRGMGYYLAVES
- a CDS encoding Spy/CpxP family protein refolding chaperone; protein product: MKTVTTALLGGMLLIASAANAQPGGGLGFGPGMGGGFPGAELVLDHMADYLDLTDAQRDSIAAIVETVEPEAQALREQARSNRETMQALDASDVDYDVVLNEVAISNGDLATQATLLFAEVRQEISGVLTPEQLEKLENARERRRDAGKSRFRRG
- a CDS encoding ATP-binding protein; the protein is MRSLLLRIFFSFWLIITLTIVLAAAVGYGYAQRARAAMENFQVSDAMLDASVALRDAGHEGLVAWLEGLPAVTAAAVFVLDSDGKDLLGRPLPMPVGLAMRRFGGEMIKPPMRGNLRPARPFSQLVGPDGQLYTLFVLPTQRAAGRWLAERGQVVLILLALLVSAAVSYLLARAISRPVSELRGAALSLADGKLKTRVPESVTRRDDEIGQLGQDFDRMARELDRAWQRQTELTRNVSHELRSPLARLRMALELARRQVGEQPEFAKIDLETERLNSLIGQILEFSRLDAQPDEAPETIDLTELLESVVEDVRYENQGKEDQGLIDLTSEGACIVNGYPGALRSAFENVLRNAVLHGQGGEPVKVELSAQETRAEVVISDSGGGVSEEDLAQLFEPFFRSTNAAESAASGSGLGLAIASRAIELNRGTISVRNTGSGLEFTVTFPA
- a CDS encoding CIA30 family protein; the encoded protein is MTMTSGGRQTDLRALAAGPWVVVDDGVMGGRSAGAVSEDDGVTMFSGTLSLENNGGFSSVRLPLSQSLRGFSGLRIKVRGDGRTYQLRLREGNRFDGVSWGTSFACSSEWTTLDSPFDRFRPTFRGRAVPQAGPVVAERIGQIGILLGDKNPGPFRLEVAALEGIAAAEGK